From the genome of Equus asinus isolate D_3611 breed Donkey chromosome 24, EquAss-T2T_v2, whole genome shotgun sequence, one region includes:
- the CCN2 gene encoding CCN family member 2 — protein sequence MLSVKGSGSIRCELMRQEGGEECEECPCLCRTPFSSLASRGRPERIKAGAARPSRTPPLFPQRAAACRPTRPARSPDGSRPADTPRPQPAGQAPGRPEPEPEPDPDPPPPARPPRPRRCAHLCAPTMSAAGPGPVRLAFALLFALCSRPAAGQDCSARCQCPGAPAPRCPAGVSLVLDGCGCCRVCAKQLGELCSERDPCDPHKGLFCDFGSPANRKIGVCTAKDGAPCIFGGTVYRSGESFQSSCKYQCTCLDGAVGCVPLCSMDVRLPSPDCPFPRRVKLPGKCCEEWVCDEPKDHTVVGPALAAYRLEDTFGPDPTMIRANCLVQTTEWSACSKTCGMGISTRVTNDNAFCRLEKQSRLCMVRPCEADLEENIKKGKKCIRTPKISKPVKFELSGCSSVKTYRAKFCGVCTDGRCCTPHRTTTLPVEFKCPDGEVMKKSMMFIKTCACHYNCPGDNDIFESLYYRKMYGDMA from the exons ATGCTGAGTGTCAAGGGGTCAGGATCAATCCGGTGTGAGTTGATGAGGCAGGAAGGTGGGGAGGAATGCGAGGAATGTCCCTGTTTGTGTAGGACTCCATTCAGCTCATTGGCGAGCCGGGGCCGCCCGGAGCGTATAAAAGCCGGGGCCGCCCGCCCCAGCCGCACACCGCCACTCTTCCCGCAGAGAGCAGCAGCCTGCCGCCCAACCCGGCCCGCCCGCTCCCCCGACGGCAGCCGCCCGGCAGACACTCCGCGACCACAGCCCGCCGGCCAGGCCCCCGGCCGACCCGAGCCCGAGCCCGAGCCGGATCCGGatcccccgccgcccgcccggcccCCGCGCCCTCGCCGCTGCGCCCACCTCTGCGCCCCGACCATGTCCGCCGCCGGCCCGGGCCCCGTGCGCCTCGCCTTCGCGCTCCTTTTCGCCCTGTGCAGCCGG CCCGCCGCCGGCCAGGACTGCAGCGCGCGGTGCCAGTGCCCCGGCGCCCCGGCGCCGCGCTGCCCAGCCGGTGTCAGCCTCGTGCTGGACGGCTGCGGCTGCTGCCGCGTGTGCGCCAAGCAGCTGGGCGAGCTGTGCAGCGAGCGCGACCCCTGCGACCCGCACAAGGGCCTCTTCTGCGACTTCGGCTCCCCCGCGAACCGCAAGATCGGCGTGTGCACCG cCAAAGATGGTGCCCCCTGCATCTTCGGAGGGACGGTGTACCGGAGCGGAGAGTCCTTCCAGAGCAGCTGCAAATACCAGTGCACTTGCCTGGACGGGGCGGTGGGCTGCGTGCCCCTGTGCAGCATGGACGTTCGCCTGCCCAGCCCTGACTGCCCCTTCCCGCGGAGGGTCAAGCTGCCCGGGAAATGCTGCGAGGAGTGGGTGTGCGACGAGCCCAAGGACCACACTGTGGTTGGCCCCGCCCTCGCCG cctaccgacTGGAAGACACGTTTGGCCCAGATCCAACTATGATTCGGGCCAACTGCCTGGTCCAGACCACAGAGTGGAGTGCCTGTTCCAAGACCTGTGGGATGGGCATCTCCACCCGCGTTACCAATGACAACGCCTTCTGCAGGCTGGAGAAGCAGAGCCGCCTCTGCATGGTCAGGCCTTGCGAAGCTGACCTGGAGGAGAACATTAAG AAGGGCAAAAAGTGCATCCGTACCCCCAAAATCTCCAAGCCTGTCAAGTTCGAGCTTTCTGGCTGCAGCAGCGTGAAGACATACAGGGCCAAGTTCTGCGGAGTGTGCACCGACGGCCGGTGCTGTACCCCCCACAGAACCACCACCCTTCCCGTGGAGTTCAAGTGTCCTGACGGCGAGGTCATGAAGAAGAGCATGATGTTCATCAAGACCTGTGCCTGCCATTACAACTGTCCCGGAGACAATGACATCTTTGAGTCACTGTACTACAGGAAGATGTATGGAGACATGGCATAA